CGGTCTAATTAAAGAGTAAAAACGACACCTGATTACACTCATTATGCCACGAAATCATGTATTGAGGGGCGATATAAAAAAAGAACCCTATGGGGATAGGATTCGGGATACACGATTTTATGCAATTTCGTGTATTGAATAATCTGTTGTTAAATAGAAGTGCAGAAGGTTTTATTTTAATGTATTTGTGGTTTTATGGATGAATAAAAATTTATCTCAAGAATAATTACCTAGCTTTTTTAAAAAACTGTTCTAACTCTGCAAACACGCCGTTCTTGGAAATAAAAGAACTAAAAATTACAACAAATGAAAGAATTATAACTGGAGGAATAGTAGTCTCCCAAATCATATAAAGAGTTACTACAAGATAAATAAGTGTAAAGGCTATTCTTTTAACCCATTTCATCTTAACAGCTCCTTTCTGTGTATACTGAGTATAAATTTTTAAGCTACGTTTGTATATAATTTAAGCAATACTGTAATTATAACGTGTATTTAAACAACTCTTATTTGAAAAGGTTACGGATACACTATTTTATCTAATTTCATGTATTAGTTTATATTTTCAGGTAATAAATTAATATTATGAATATTGTAACATATATATTGAATAATGTTATTTATATGTTACAATATTTTTATAAGAGATGGTAAAGGAGGTCAATTGCAATCGTGGATAATAGAATAAAAATTGCACGTGTCCAAGTTAGTTTAACGCAGCAACAATTAGCTGAAAAAGTGGATGTCACTCGTCAAACCATTAGTTTAATTGAAAAAGGCAAATATAATCCCTCTCTAAAACTATGTCTTAATATATGCCACGCCGTTAATAAAACACTAGACGAACTATTCTGGAAGGAAAGGGACTGATACAAAATGAAAAAAATTAAAGATGAACGTTTAATTTTAAAAAATCTTAAGAATATCAGGAGTGCATATATTATTCAAACATTGGGTATCTTTTGTATCTTAGGCTATGACTGGATTACTAGAGGATCAGAAGCAATGTTTGAAAGCCCGTTATGGTTTGTTTTTATCGTTTCAACTACTGCATTAACATTATTCTCTATGGATATTAGTGTAGCTCATGAATCTCCTAAGAAATCTCCAAAAAGAAGTCTCGGTATCTCTATCGTTATTATTGCACTTATTTCTATTGCAGTTGGAATTTTTGTGCCGTTTTCTAGTAAATCTGATTCAATAAACGGATTAATTGTAGGAGGAGTATTATTTATTGTTGTTTTTATACCATATATTTATCTTTATTACCTACGTACCAAACAGCAAGATTAAAGTATAATAACAAAAAAAGAACCTTGGTTTAACAAGGTTCTACATACATGACTTTATGTCATTTCATGTATTATTCTAAAAAATATTTATTGAAATTTTAAAATATAACGTTTGTAAACGTA
The Carnobacterium mobile DSM 4848 genome window above contains:
- a CDS encoding helix-turn-helix transcriptional regulator — its product is MDNRIKIARVQVSLTQQQLAEKVDVTRQTISLIEKGKYNPSLKLCLNICHAVNKTLDELFWKERD
- a CDS encoding membrane protein gives rise to the protein MKKIKDERLILKNLKNIRSAYIIQTLGIFCILGYDWITRGSEAMFESPLWFVFIVSTTALTLFSMDISVAHESPKKSPKRSLGISIVIIALISIAVGIFVPFSSKSDSINGLIVGGVLFIVVFIPYIYLYYLRTKQQD